The following proteins come from a genomic window of Thermoproteus sp.:
- a CDS encoding substrate-binding domain-containing protein, translating to MDKFVVDVLLLREGKLVMNAETALLLKYIDETGSILSAAKKLGLSYSRAWSYIAKAERTLGVKLVEARKGYGGGAKLTQEGRAFLSRYMEFVERRLGGLEGLSGDLCDFVYAGSSDPFMEYLLNRLREEGFCVEVRWVGSTAGLMMVAAGLADVAGTHLFDPLVEEYNIPYIERLGLSTSLVLHKGFMRSIGFVYGRDIGFNGLEDLLRLKIVNRNAGSGTRALLEHLLDKLAFKLGVSKRVVVQRLEGYSTEVSTHQEVARRVAEGEADVGLAVAAAAEAYGLQFRQVALERFDIAVSRRSLNKPAVRRLLELMKREEMPSGYIAIKGSGLPIVH from the coding sequence GTGGATAAATTTGTTGTCGACGTGCTTCTGCTTAGAGAGGGGAAGCTTGTAATGAACGCCGAAACGGCGTTGCTCCTTAAGTATATAGACGAAACTGGCTCTATCCTTTCGGCGGCTAAGAAGCTCGGGCTGTCTTACTCTAGAGCTTGGAGCTATATTGCAAAGGCCGAGCGGACTCTCGGCGTCAAGCTGGTCGAAGCCAGAAAGGGCTACGGCGGTGGCGCCAAGCTGACTCAAGAGGGCAGGGCGTTCCTATCTCGATATATGGAGTTCGTGGAGAGGAGGTTGGGCGGGCTTGAGGGGCTGTCGGGAGACCTATGCGACTTCGTGTACGCCGGTAGCTCCGACCCCTTTATGGAGTATCTGCTCAATAGGCTAAGGGAGGAGGGCTTTTGCGTGGAGGTGCGTTGGGTGGGCTCCACCGCGGGTCTCATGATGGTCGCGGCCGGCCTCGCCGATGTGGCCGGCACCCACCTCTTCGATCCCCTCGTCGAGGAGTACAACATCCCCTATATAGAACGGCTGGGCCTCTCTACGTCTTTAGTACTTCATAAGGGCTTCATGAGGTCTATAGGCTTCGTCTACGGCCGAGATATAGGCTTTAACGGCTTGGAGGACTTGCTACGGCTTAAAATCGTCAATCGTAACGCCGGGTCGGGCACCAGGGCTCTGTTGGAACACCTACTGGACAAACTGGCCTTTAAGCTCGGCGTCTCTAAACGTGTCGTTGTTCAACGCCTGGAGGGCTACTCGACCGAGGTCTCTACGCACCAAGAGGTGGCCCGCCGCGTGGCTGAAGGCGAGGCCGACGTAGGGCTGGCTGTCGCCGCGGCGGCCGAGGCCTATGGGTTGCAGTTCAGACAGGTGGCGTTGGAGCGCTTCGACATTGCTGTCAGTAGGAGGAGCCTAAACAAGCCCGCAGTTAGGCGGCTTTTAGAGCTAATGAAGCGGGAGGAGATGCCGTCGGGATATATAGCAATTAAGGGCTCGGGTCTGCCCATAGTGCATTAA
- a CDS encoding winged helix-turn-helix domain-containing protein: MRLKILKSLRERPMNANRLCQELGVDYKTVRHHLKVLEENGLVERIGQGYGAVYVVSEALLKNWDLLEEVESFGP, from the coding sequence ATGCGGTTGAAGATACTGAAGTCGTTGAGGGAACGGCCGATGAACGCCAATAGGTTGTGTCAAGAGCTGGGTGTGGACTACAAGACTGTTAGGCATCACCTAAAGGTGTTGGAAGAAAACGGGCTTGTGGAGAGGATAGGCCAGGGCTACGGCGCGGTCTATGTCGTCTCGGAGGCCCTATTGAAGAACTGGGACCTCCTGGAGGAGGTCGAGAGCTTTGGGCCATGA
- a CDS encoding MarR family transcriptional regulator has translation MATSEELRLTDRQVQILQHLLQRAQPMRVYTVYGDQDEIARELGMTRQALAIHLKRLKELGLVRTGREFVDVTEKAVKFLKGQSNDVIVLVKVEPKYRDKVYDFSKKLPIEKALRLAGEYDLAVITQETVLDKVLDSLNNLEGVKETKTFISIGAIKE, from the coding sequence ATGGCCACCAGCGAAGAGTTAAGGCTAACGGATAGACAGGTCCAGATATTACAACACCTACTACAACGAGCACAGCCAATGAGGGTCTATACGGTATACGGCGACCAAGACGAAATAGCGAGAGAGCTCGGCATGACGAGACAAGCCCTCGCCATACACCTCAAGAGGCTTAAAGAGCTCGGGCTCGTCAGAACAGGCAGGGAGTTCGTCGACGTTACTGAGAAGGCCGTCAAGTTCCTAAAGGGCCAGAGCAACGACGTCATAGTGTTGGTGAAAGTCGAGCCTAAATACCGCGACAAGGTCTACGACTTCTCCAAGAAACTCCCAATAGAGAAGGCGCTGAGGCTCGCCGGGGAGTACGACCTCGCCGTAATAACACAGGAGACAGTCTTGGACAAGGTGCTGGACTCTCTAAACAACTTGGAGGGCGTAAAGGAAACCAAGACGTTTATCAGTATAGGTGCCATAAAGGAATAA
- a CDS encoding CDGSH iron-sulfur domain-containing protein, translating into MARVVIHSIENGPNEVLVDEKPVAYLCRCGGSSKKPYCDGTHRRVGFKAPEAFVEVLK; encoded by the coding sequence ATGGCGAGAGTAGTAATTCACTCCATAGAGAACGGGCCCAATGAAGTGTTGGTCGACGAGAAGCCGGTGGCGTACCTTTGTCGTTGTGGCGGCTCCTCGAAGAAGCCCTACTGCGACGGGACGCATAGGAGGGTCGGCTTTAAGGCCCCTGAGGCGTTCGTCGAAGTCTTGAAGTAG
- a CDS encoding GTPase domain-containing protein produces MKRVIWAVLGVGGVGKTTYIYRLLGLSLKPRVTLRPGVYRYYYGDYEMDVIDVPGQLAREVALNFSRMWSFYVDLMVYMYDVTDPSSLRAIAEIHSALLDSGLKPFRKAILIGNKRDLAEEIGTLIEGDEMAQAVGASKVYYISAIKDPPNELIMPILENL; encoded by the coding sequence GTGAAGAGAGTCATATGGGCAGTTTTGGGAGTAGGCGGTGTGGGCAAGACTACATATATCTATAGGCTTCTTGGACTTTCGCTCAAGCCCCGCGTGACTTTGAGGCCAGGCGTATATAGATATTATTACGGCGACTACGAAATGGACGTAATAGATGTGCCCGGACAGCTGGCACGAGAAGTCGCGCTGAATTTCAGCAGAATGTGGTCTTTCTATGTGGACTTGATGGTATATATGTACGACGTGACTGACCCCTCGTCGTTGAGGGCCATAGCCGAAATACATAGCGCCCTCCTAGATAGCGGCTTGAAGCCGTTTCGAAAGGCAATACTAATAGGAAACAAGAGGGATTTAGCCGAGGAGATCGGGACGCTTATAGAGGGCGACGAGATGGCACAAGCCGTCGGCGCTAGTAAGGTATACTACATATCGGCCATAAAGGACCCACCCAACGAGCTGATAATGCCTATCCTCGAGAACTTATGA
- a CDS encoding ATP-dependent 6-phosphofructokinase — MKIGVLTGGGDAPGLNIAVYTFVKLAEKKHEVYAILHGWKGLLNREVKRVSSADLLDWAFAGGTYIKTSRTNPFKDEERAKVLARNVEELGLDVVVAIGGDDTLGAAGEAQRRGILDAVGIPKTIDNDVWGTDYTIGFDTAVNEAVKAAENFKTTLVSHERVGVVEVMGREAGWIALHTGLSTMADFVLIPEREVSWDFVAERVKKAYESKKWALVIVSEGVKSYGGPVDEFGHVRLGGVGNELAAFLEKKTGLETRAAIPGHIIRGAPPTAFDRVLAVRYATAAYEAVEEGKFGVMTAYREGEITYVPITEVVGKNKLVGGPWLKLYETYWGVEV, encoded by the coding sequence ATGAAGATAGGGGTACTCACCGGAGGGGGAGACGCGCCCGGCCTCAATATAGCCGTATATACATTCGTAAAACTCGCCGAAAAGAAACACGAAGTATATGCAATACTGCACGGCTGGAAGGGCCTGCTCAATAGGGAGGTCAAGAGGGTCTCTTCGGCCGACCTTCTGGATTGGGCCTTCGCAGGGGGCACATACATAAAGACATCTAGGACCAATCCCTTTAAGGACGAAGAAAGGGCCAAGGTCCTCGCTAGGAACGTGGAGGAGCTCGGTCTGGACGTCGTGGTGGCCATAGGTGGCGACGACACGTTGGGAGCCGCCGGCGAGGCGCAGAGGCGCGGGATTCTAGACGCCGTGGGGATACCCAAGACTATAGATAACGATGTGTGGGGGACCGACTACACTATAGGTTTCGACACGGCCGTTAACGAGGCCGTCAAGGCCGCCGAAAACTTCAAGACCACCTTAGTGTCGCACGAACGCGTAGGCGTGGTGGAGGTCATGGGGAGGGAGGCGGGGTGGATAGCCCTACACACGGGGCTGTCCACCATGGCAGACTTCGTGTTGATACCGGAGAGAGAAGTAAGTTGGGACTTCGTGGCGGAACGCGTGAAGAAGGCGTACGAGTCCAAGAAGTGGGCCTTAGTGATAGTCTCAGAGGGCGTGAAGTCGTACGGCGGACCTGTCGATGAGTTCGGCCACGTGAGGCTCGGCGGCGTCGGCAACGAGCTGGCGGCGTTCCTCGAAAAGAAAACTGGCCTCGAGACCAGGGCGGCGATACCTGGCCACATAATAAGGGGAGCTCCGCCTACGGCCTTCGATAGAGTCCTTGCGGTCAGATACGCCACAGCGGCCTACGAGGCGGTTGAGGAGGGCAAATTCGGCGTCATGACGGCGTATAGAGAAGGCGAGATAACCTACGTGCCCATAACCGAAGTAGTGGGCAAGAATAAGCTGGTTGGAGGGCCCTGGCTTAAGCTTTACGAGACCTACTGGGGCGTCGAGGTTTGA
- a CDS encoding HAD hydrolase family protein: MKCRALVADIDGTLTVSRSSYELSLEALAALRAVRDRGLKVALATANGLDYALSIARYLGVSSIIAENGCIVYLEGDTYELCSGNIRDEVVPVALSTGLVRESEQNRCRKYDMAFYPLAEPDLALAALRSRLGDRYQVEYSGYAIHIRPRGVDKGAGLAFLCKAWGVPCSLVAVVGDSEVDVPMLAVGWGIAVGNADDAAKKAARLTVEGPSGLGFVEAVDVILEGIACSD, from the coding sequence ATGAAATGTAGAGCTCTGGTGGCCGACATAGATGGGACGTTGACTGTGTCAAGGAGTAGCTATGAGCTCTCGCTGGAGGCCCTCGCGGCTTTGAGGGCCGTTAGGGATAGAGGTCTCAAGGTCGCGTTGGCTACTGCCAACGGTCTGGACTACGCGCTGTCGATAGCTCGATATCTCGGCGTGAGCTCAATTATTGCGGAGAACGGCTGTATTGTATACCTCGAGGGCGATACCTACGAGCTTTGTTCTGGCAATATACGCGATGAGGTTGTTCCAGTAGCGCTGTCCACGGGCCTCGTCAGAGAGAGCGAACAGAATAGGTGTAGGAAATACGACATGGCGTTTTATCCCCTAGCGGAGCCGGATTTAGCGCTGGCCGCCTTGAGGTCCAGACTTGGCGATAGGTACCAAGTGGAGTATAGCGGCTATGCTATACACATAAGGCCTAGAGGCGTAGATAAGGGCGCAGGCCTGGCCTTTTTATGTAAGGCGTGGGGCGTGCCTTGTAGCCTCGTAGCTGTTGTTGGAGACAGCGAGGTGGACGTGCCCATGTTGGCTGTCGGCTGGGGTATTGCTGTGGGCAATGCCGATGATGCCGCCAAGAAGGCGGCCAGACTTACCGTAGAGGGCCCTAGCGGCTTGGGTTTTGTGGAGGCCGTAGACGTAATACTAGAGGGGATTGCCTGTAGCGACTAA
- a CDS encoding protein-disulfide isomerase: MNKTVLAVVIAAIAVIVVAAVLILRPQAQQFPKVLNVSSLSQPDGVYIYDVYVGGNRVSLVYVQRNGSILLVLPQNASAAYVLFSQNRFSELYKSSNMTLLAISYPALLGSCMNFTIMETIAGVPTKVANHICGAQQLPTYTNFVEVVSTLSQSPQPTTLSFVGTAQTPFGRAIVYKNSTTITYLFYNINFNYTIYVLNNGVIYEFSILVPIQQYTYNVTYVLRSAGQVNSTYIDLISNLSGVLPISDMGGLSLVEAAKKLGMEISAGQPTVLAYLGLNDMSSAQLLLYNYTLFRGVGLIVLDPPSQPLVYAERLRCLYASIANKTQVIDTLRTIYRGLLNNVSNPYAVLPNSTCLVDVSSESALLSLALTGLNMPDQTASLPVLIVVYPNGTYTAITGYNPSALKAALGG, encoded by the coding sequence ATGAACAAAACTGTATTGGCCGTAGTGATAGCCGCAATTGCGGTCATCGTAGTTGCGGCGGTGTTAATCTTAAGGCCGCAGGCCCAGCAGTTCCCGAAGGTCCTCAACGTCTCGTCTCTAAGCCAGCCCGATGGGGTATATATATACGACGTCTACGTGGGCGGGAATAGAGTCTCGTTGGTCTACGTACAACGTAATGGAAGCATATTGTTGGTATTGCCCCAAAACGCCAGTGCGGCATACGTCCTATTCTCTCAAAATAGATTCAGCGAGCTCTACAAGTCTTCAAACATGACGCTCCTCGCAATAAGCTACCCTGCATTGCTAGGTTCATGTATGAACTTCACTATAATGGAAACAATAGCGGGAGTACCCACTAAAGTCGCCAACCACATATGCGGCGCTCAACAACTACCCACATATACCAATTTCGTGGAGGTCGTATCTACCTTATCCCAATCGCCTCAGCCTACCACATTGTCGTTTGTTGGCACGGCTCAAACTCCGTTCGGCCGAGCTATAGTTTACAAAAACTCAACAACAATAACTTACTTATTCTACAATATAAACTTTAATTATACAATATATGTACTTAATAATGGAGTTATATATGAATTCTCCATATTGGTGCCAATTCAGCAATATACCTATAATGTAACCTATGTGCTGAGGTCCGCAGGGCAGGTCAACTCCACATATATCGACCTGATTTCTAATCTTTCCGGCGTGTTGCCTATTAGCGATATGGGGGGTCTCTCGCTTGTCGAAGCCGCGAAGAAGCTCGGCATGGAGATAAGCGCGGGGCAGCCCACGGTGCTCGCCTATCTAGGCCTTAACGACATGTCCTCCGCGCAGTTGCTCCTATACAACTACACGCTGTTCAGAGGAGTAGGCCTAATAGTGTTGGATCCGCCAAGTCAGCCGTTGGTATATGCCGAGAGACTTAGATGCCTCTATGCGAGTATAGCTAACAAAACCCAGGTAATAGATACGTTACGGACGATCTATAGGGGGCTGTTGAACAACGTCAGTAACCCGTATGCTGTGTTGCCCAACAGCACATGTCTTGTGGACGTATCTTCGGAGTCGGCCTTATTGTCGTTAGCGCTCACTGGGCTCAATATGCCGGACCAAACGGCCTCGTTGCCGGTGTTGATAGTGGTGTATCCCAACGGGACCTATACGGCCATAACTGGCTATAACCCGTCGGCTCTGAAGGCCGCATTAGGCGGATGA
- a CDS encoding aldolase has product MRGYTLTDKFKSIFARRGRSIILAYDHGIEHGPTDFLDNVDSADPEYILKIAREAEFDGVVFQRGIAEKYYDGSVPLILKLNGKTSLYNGAPISAPNCTVEEAVSLGASAVGFTIYAGSDYEWKQVEYLAQIKRDAVKFDVPLVIWSYPRGGKVDTKYNGNENHPEVVAYAARIALELGADAMKIKYTGDPKSFAWAVKAAGKVPVLMSGGPKTKTDEEFLRQVEEVISAGALGVAVGRNVWQRKNAVEFGKLLGEIVYNGKSVKEVVKVAL; this is encoded by the coding sequence ATGAGAGGCTACACACTAACCGATAAGTTCAAGTCGATATTCGCCAGGCGTGGCCGCTCGATAATACTGGCGTACGACCACGGCATAGAGCACGGCCCCACCGACTTTTTAGACAACGTCGATTCGGCGGACCCCGAATATATATTGAAGATCGCCCGCGAGGCCGAATTCGACGGGGTGGTGTTCCAAAGGGGCATAGCCGAGAAGTACTACGACGGCAGTGTGCCGTTGATCCTTAAGCTTAACGGCAAGACGTCGTTGTACAACGGCGCGCCCATATCGGCGCCCAACTGCACGGTCGAGGAGGCCGTAAGCCTTGGCGCCAGCGCGGTCGGCTTCACGATATATGCAGGTAGCGACTACGAGTGGAAACAGGTGGAATATCTAGCCCAAATAAAACGGGACGCCGTGAAGTTCGACGTGCCTTTAGTCATATGGTCGTATCCGAGAGGAGGCAAGGTGGACACCAAGTACAACGGCAACGAGAACCATCCAGAGGTGGTGGCCTACGCGGCCAGGATAGCCCTAGAGCTGGGGGCCGACGCCATGAAGATAAAATATACGGGAGACCCCAAGTCCTTCGCCTGGGCGGTCAAGGCCGCAGGGAAGGTGCCCGTGTTGATGTCGGGAGGCCCTAAGACCAAGACGGACGAAGAGTTCTTGAGGCAAGTCGAGGAGGTAATCAGCGCGGGCGCTTTAGGCGTAGCCGTCGGCCGGAACGTATGGCAGAGGAAGAACGCCGTGGAGTTCGGCAAGTTGCTAGGAGAAATAGTCTACAACGGCAAGAGCGTAAAGGAGGTAGTCAAGGTGGCCCTATGA
- a CDS encoding UDP-N-acetylglucosamine--dolichyl-phosphate N-acetylglucosaminephosphotransferase, giving the protein MLEALAVLLAFITGAALGPLWLEYQRRRGLVSIDVYKNRSGVPKAGGLIAVISGLVGLGILSFFDIKLAYVAVLAAIVGLVGLLDDVYDISEAIRVAVPLVAAILLYFIVKLRMTLPFMGTFYSPSWLAVLSIPIMTNAYNMLDPVNGFLPLSNAIIGAALSVSAFLKGDVQASYAFAVHVAASLALFLYNRYPARTFNGNVGSYFLGAEIATLAAVYDMVPQLVFASMPYIVNGILIIFSARGIRGRNKIARPTLLINGKVQQNCDSNIISLVRLLVGDGPMSEYEIFKGLTYLTVITSILSVAL; this is encoded by the coding sequence ATGTTGGAGGCGCTGGCGGTCCTCCTGGCGTTTATAACAGGCGCGGCCTTGGGGCCTTTATGGCTGGAGTACCAAAGAAGGCGCGGCCTCGTCTCTATCGACGTCTACAAGAATAGGAGCGGCGTGCCCAAGGCCGGAGGCCTCATCGCAGTGATTTCAGGCTTGGTGGGGCTCGGGATACTTTCGTTCTTCGACATAAAGTTGGCGTACGTCGCCGTGTTAGCGGCAATTGTGGGCTTGGTGGGGCTCCTAGATGACGTCTATGACATAAGCGAGGCTATACGTGTGGCTGTGCCCCTAGTGGCGGCGATCCTCCTATACTTCATCGTCAAGCTTCGCATGACTCTACCGTTTATGGGCACTTTCTACAGCCCCTCTTGGCTGGCAGTGCTCTCGATACCAATTATGACCAACGCCTACAACATGTTGGACCCGGTGAACGGCTTCTTGCCTCTCTCCAATGCGATAATTGGGGCGGCTCTATCTGTAAGCGCATTCCTTAAAGGCGACGTACAAGCGTCCTACGCCTTCGCGGTACATGTGGCCGCCTCTCTGGCGCTGTTTCTATACAATAGGTACCCGGCAAGGACGTTTAACGGCAACGTCGGTAGCTACTTCTTGGGAGCCGAGATAGCCACTCTGGCCGCCGTATACGATATGGTGCCTCAACTAGTCTTCGCATCAATGCCGTATATAGTAAACGGCATTTTGATTATATTCTCGGCGCGCGGCATAAGAGGACGGAACAAAATAGCGCGGCCAACTCTCTTGATAAACGGGAAGGTCCAACAGAACTGCGACTCGAATATAATCAGCCTGGTGAGACTCCTAGTGGGTGACGGGCCTATGAGCGAATATGAAATATTCAAGGGGCTTACCTACCTCACAGTTATTACATCTATACTGTCGGTAGCCCTATGA
- a CDS encoding AAA family ATPase, whose translation MDVDRLIQDVAKVRQYLDGYFFKFSDEIIGALIAMLSRENYIMIGPPGTAKTMLVASLSKLLKARWFYRLLTKFTELEEIIGPIDVVELLKGNVKRIYANSIVEADVALLDEIFNASSAILNTLLTILNERVIFDGGAVVPVRTWTVFGASNRVPDEEELQALYDRFPLRAFTKYASPEETEDLLRSGLALRQEFEHMSPLMTMDDIKSLNEYVSKMVYENRDALVKHVSPLIAAYLDHIVISNRTRVKVPIYVMSYLTILGIRPGDLDASSIRAATIKVLKYLVHDKEDLSEYEAFVASHMPGNLSMLYDMINEIKALIANNAVTIAREKLREAEELLDKAYADPTLYKFFTTEMAEIKDALSMLRSQL comes from the coding sequence GTGGATGTAGACAGGTTGATCCAAGATGTAGCAAAAGTTCGCCAGTATCTTGACGGCTACTTCTTTAAGTTCTCGGATGAAATTATAGGGGCACTTATAGCCATGTTGAGTCGCGAGAACTATATAATGATAGGGCCCCCCGGCACTGCGAAGACTATGTTGGTCGCATCGCTTTCTAAACTGCTCAAGGCCAGGTGGTTCTACCGCCTCCTCACCAAGTTCACAGAGCTGGAGGAGATCATCGGGCCTATAGACGTAGTGGAGTTGCTCAAGGGGAACGTGAAGAGGATATACGCGAACTCGATAGTGGAAGCCGACGTGGCGCTATTAGATGAGATATTCAATGCGTCGAGCGCTATACTCAACACGCTTTTGACTATACTCAACGAGAGGGTAATCTTCGACGGCGGGGCCGTAGTTCCCGTGAGGACTTGGACGGTCTTCGGTGCGTCTAATAGAGTGCCCGACGAGGAGGAGCTACAGGCGCTGTACGACCGCTTTCCTCTGAGGGCGTTCACGAAGTATGCATCGCCCGAAGAGACGGAGGACCTGTTGAGGTCCGGCTTGGCCTTAAGGCAGGAGTTCGAACATATGAGCCCCCTAATGACCATGGACGACATAAAGAGCTTAAATGAGTACGTGAGCAAGATGGTCTACGAGAATAGAGACGCGTTAGTCAAACACGTATCGCCGTTAATAGCGGCCTATCTGGACCACATAGTTATATCCAACAGGACTAGGGTGAAGGTGCCCATCTACGTGATGTCGTACCTGACAATCTTAGGCATAAGGCCTGGCGATTTAGATGCGTCGAGCATACGCGCGGCCACCATAAAGGTCTTGAAATATTTAGTACACGACAAGGAGGACCTCAGCGAATATGAGGCCTTCGTCGCGTCGCATATGCCGGGCAATTTGTCCATGTTGTACGACATGATAAACGAAATAAAGGCCCTCATAGCCAACAACGCGGTGACCATAGCCCGCGAAAAGCTACGCGAGGCAGAAGAGCTTCTAGATAAGGCATATGCTGACCCGACTCTGTATAAGTTCTTTACTACCGAGATGGCCGAAATAAAGGACGCCCTCAGCATGTTGAGGAGTCAACTGTAG
- a CDS encoding CBS domain-containing protein: protein MMVKEILHRPPVTIPISATLEQAAEAMASNNVGLLVIVNPSEPKRPLGVISERDIIRALARKMPLSTTVDKAGTMGNFVWIREDESVYRAAYLMRRHHIRHLVVLNGSGELVGVLSIRDLIAEDKIIESLSADRRPATKE from the coding sequence ATGATGGTGAAAGAGATACTACACAGGCCGCCAGTGACCATACCCATATCGGCTACATTAGAACAAGCCGCCGAGGCCATGGCGAGCAATAACGTGGGGCTTTTAGTGATAGTAAACCCCAGCGAGCCAAAGAGGCCCTTGGGAGTCATAAGCGAGAGGGATATAATTAGGGCGCTGGCGCGCAAAATGCCGTTAAGCACCACGGTGGACAAGGCGGGCACTATGGGCAACTTTGTGTGGATACGGGAGGATGAAAGCGTATATAGGGCGGCCTACCTCATGAGGAGACACCACATAAGGCACCTAGTAGTCCTCAACGGAAGTGGAGAGCTCGTGGGCGTCCTGTCCATAAGAGACTTGATAGCCGAAGATAAAATAATAGAGAGCCTGTCGGCGGACAGAAGGCCTGCGACGAAGGAATAA
- a CDS encoding class I SAM-dependent methyltransferase — protein sequence MASPYPWDLPLIDLYGDIVLTYMYYDVPFVPTPEVVVRRMLQLARVRPGEVLYDLGSGDGRIVIMAAKEFGAYAYGIEIRKDLYEQSMAKIRDLGLEGRARIINTNFFDADISDADVVTMYLLTSVNERLKPKLEKELRPGTRVVSHDFEVSGWRPIIVEEVYEEWRSHKIYLYKIPGKEVPIPSGKSASLEDPFTKSVMSLVDGSNSVEDIALKLNTTPREVRNALKKLLEAGLIDEIKIVR from the coding sequence ATGGCCAGCCCATATCCCTGGGACCTCCCATTGATAGATTTATATGGGGATATAGTCCTGACCTATATGTACTACGACGTTCCCTTCGTGCCGACCCCCGAGGTGGTCGTGAGGCGTATGTTACAACTGGCTCGTGTGAGGCCCGGCGAGGTCCTATACGACTTGGGTAGCGGCGACGGGCGTATAGTCATAATGGCCGCCAAGGAGTTCGGCGCCTACGCCTACGGCATAGAGATACGTAAGGATCTATACGAACAGAGTATGGCCAAGATAAGAGATCTGGGGCTGGAAGGCAGGGCCAGGATTATAAACACGAATTTCTTCGACGCCGATATCTCGGATGCAGATGTAGTTACGATGTATCTACTTACATCGGTCAACGAGAGACTCAAGCCCAAGCTCGAGAAGGAGTTAAGACCGGGCACTAGAGTTGTCAGCCATGACTTCGAGGTGTCGGGATGGAGACCCATCATAGTGGAGGAGGTATATGAGGAGTGGCGGTCCCACAAGATATACCTCTACAAGATACCGGGCAAGGAGGTGCCCATACCTTCTGGCAAGAGCGCGTCGTTAGAGGACCCCTTCACGAAGAGCGTCATGTCCCTAGTTGATGGATCCAATTCGGTGGAGGACATAGCATTGAAGCTCAACACAACCCCACGCGAGGTGAGAAACGCCTTGAAGAAGCTACTAGAGGCCGGCCTTATAGACGAGATAAAGATAGTTAGATGA
- a CDS encoding deoxyhypusine synthase, whose amino-acid sequence MREIIEIYRKIGGFQALHVVEAAEILKEAVEKADLRFFSFTANLVATGLREIIADAIHRKLFNVVVTTAGAMDHDIAKAEGAKYMPASFDLDDIDLSNRGYHRLGNLVLRREEYGPYVERFVFRALDSLDRDRVGTFELAEHFGKMMPDNSILGAAARAGVKVFVPGIVDGAVGTAILTYNDVQRVKRGGRRIVVDVLRDEEELRDIVGAARSLAALIVGGGISKHHVIWWAQFKGGLDYVVYITTATEYDGSLSGARPREAITWGKVKQRAKSTHIMADATLVLPILLGYL is encoded by the coding sequence ATGAGGGAAATTATAGAAATCTATAGGAAGATCGGTGGGTTTCAAGCGCTTCATGTAGTCGAGGCGGCAGAAATATTAAAAGAAGCCGTCGAGAAGGCAGACTTGCGTTTTTTCTCATTTACGGCTAACCTAGTCGCTACCGGCTTAAGAGAAATTATTGCCGACGCGATACATCGAAAGTTGTTCAACGTGGTTGTGACGACCGCCGGGGCGATGGACCACGATATAGCCAAGGCCGAGGGAGCTAAGTACATGCCTGCGTCTTTCGATCTAGACGATATAGATCTATCCAATAGGGGATACCACAGGCTAGGCAATTTGGTATTGAGGAGGGAGGAATATGGGCCTTATGTGGAGCGTTTTGTGTTTAGAGCTCTCGATTCTCTAGATAGAGATAGAGTGGGCACATTCGAGCTGGCCGAACATTTCGGCAAGATGATGCCCGACAACTCCATTCTGGGAGCTGCCGCTAGGGCTGGCGTTAAGGTCTTTGTGCCCGGCATAGTGGACGGCGCAGTTGGCACCGCGATTTTGACGTACAACGACGTCCAGAGGGTCAAAAGAGGTGGGAGGCGTATTGTGGTGGACGTCCTGCGGGACGAGGAAGAGCTACGAGATATTGTAGGCGCCGCCCGTAGCCTGGCGGCGTTGATAGTCGGCGGCGGCATATCTAAACACCACGTCATATGGTGGGCGCAGTTCAAGGGCGGTCTCGACTACGTAGTATATATAACGACGGCCACCGAATACGACGGCTCTTTAAGCGGTGCGAGGCCCAGGGAGGCCATAACTTGGGGCAAGGTGAAACAACGGGCTAAGTCTACACACATAATGGCCGACGCCACGTTGGTCCTGCCTATATTATTGGGCTATCTGTAA